In Paenibacillus dendritiformis, the DNA window ATATCGAGCCGGCCGGACTCGCTTACGCCACATACAGCTATGTATTGGCTCAGCTGCAGCGGACAGCGGAGTCGAAGGAAGCCGAACGCCAGGCCCTGGCGATGGAAGAGGAGCATGCCTACACGCTGATGCAGCTCGCCTGGGCAGCCGACCAGCGCGGGGAGAAGGATCACTCGCTCCGACTGATGGAGAAGGCGGTCCGCCTGGACCCGGACGATGCCCAGGTCCGGGAGGAGTATATGGACACGCTGCAGAAGGCCAATCCGGCCTTTCGCCTTGTCTGGCTGCCGGCCCAGTGGTTCCAGAAGCTGAATCCGTGGATATTGTTTGTCATTTGGGTCTTATTTGCTTTTCTTAAACCGGTTCTGCTTATTGCCTTTATCCTGATTCATGTCTCGACCCATTGGATTAGCCGGTGGTATGTCAATTGGAAAGTATACGGGCGGCCTTGGGCATGATACCTTCAGGCCGCTCCCCATATGTACGAGTGCAAACGGCAAGTCCCTTCTCCCCGCTCCAATCAGCCGATAGCCGTCATAATGACGCCGACGGTAATCAGCAGGACGCCCAGGCTGGCGACAAGCGACAAGCGCTCTCCCAGGAACAGAAACGCCAACCCCACGGCCAACACGACACTGAGCTTGTCGACCGGAGCCGCCTTTGAGACTTCGCCCTTTTGAATCGCAATGAAGTAGAACAGCCATGACAGCGCGCCCGCTACCCCGCTCAGCACGATATACAGCAGCGCCTTCCGGTTGGCGAGAATCTCGCCGACCTGGGTCAGCTTGCCCTGAATGGCCAGCACCCCCAAGAGGAACACGGCCATAATGACGGCCCGTACGGCGGTGGCGGTGTCCGGATCGACATTCTTCATGCCAAGCTTGCCAAAGAGCGAGACGAGCGCCGCCATCACGGCGGACAAAAGGGCGAACCATAACCAGCTTCCCATTCTTTTTCCTCCTTTGTCTAATCCTATCGGCACATGGTCCCTTATACGGCAAAATGCGTCTGCCTTCCGCCGCCAAAAGCTTGCATTCCACCCCAGAGAATAGGAAAATGTTCAGTAAATCATGGCACGCTTGTTTACAACGGGAGCGGAGAACGATATACTAGTCTTCGTTTTACGTTCCCATCCGATTCGGCGCCGATCCGGCGTCGTTGCGATCATTATTTTTTCGTTATGGACCAAAAGGAGACCTTCTTCATGAACCTGTTGAAAAAAAGGACGCTGCATTGGACCCCCGCCCGCGTGCTGGTGACGGGTTTTCTCTTTATAATTACAATCGGAACCCTGCTGCTGATGCTTCCTGTCTCGCTGGCGCCGGGCCGTTCCATCTCCTTCGTAGATGCGTTATTTACGGCAACTTCCGCCGTCTGCGTAACCGGGCTGGTTGTCATCGATGTCGGCACGACCTTTTCTGCCTTTGGACAAGGCGTGATCATTTCCCTCGTCCAGATCGGGGGCATCGGATTCATGTCGGTGGCCCTGCTATTCTATCTGATGCTGGGCAAAAAGATATCGCTCCGCGAACGCCTTATCCTGCAGGAGTCGATCAACGCCAACAGCATGGAGGGGATTGTGCGCACGATTCGGCGGGTCATCATCTTCGTCGTCATCATCCAATCTTCGGCCACCGTCGTGCTGACGCTGCACTGGGGACAGACGATGCCTCTCGGGCAATCGTTCGCATATAGTCTTTTCCATTCGATATCCCTGTTCAACAATGCAGGCTTCGACCTGTTCGGCGACAGCTTCCAGCAGTTCGCCGAGGATGGGCTGACCAATCTCGTCGCCTTCTTCCTGGTCATCGCCGGCGGTCTCGGGTTCATCGTGCTGGCGGAGCTGTATGATTATCCGAAGAAGCGGCGGCTCTCGCTGCACTCCAAGGTCGTCCTGTCGATGACGGCGCTTCTCGTCGCGGGCGGGGCGGTCCTGCTCTTCATCTTCGAATTCTCGAACAGCAATACGCTCGGATCGATGAGCTGGGAAGGCAAGATCTACGCTTCCTTCTTCCAGTCGGTCTCGACCCGTTCCTCGGGCACCGTAACGCTGGATGTGGCGGACATGCGCCAGGTAACGCAATTTTTCCTGATTATGCTCATGTTCGTCGGCGCTTCGCCCGGCTCCGCGGGCGGCGGGATTAAGACGACGACATTCGCCATTCTGATGGCGGCCGTCTACGCCATGCTGAAGGGTCGCGAGGATGCCGTGCTGTTCCGCCACCGCCTGCCGAAGGATCTGATCATCAAGGCGCTGACGGTGATTTTTCTGGCGTTGTTCATGGTGCTGTCGGTCTCGATGCTGCTCGCGGTCACCGAGGATGTGCCGTTCATCAGCATTCTGTTCGATACCGTCTCGGCCGTCGCGACGGTTGGCATGTCGATGGGGCTGACCCCCGAGCTCTCCCCCTTCGGGAAGCTCGTCATCGCCATGACGATGTTCATCGGCAGAATCGGGCCCATGACGCTCGCCTACGCGCTCGGCAATCGCCGGGAGCAATCGCTCTACCGCTATCCGGAAGGGAAAATCATGATCGGGTAACAATAACCCCCGCTGCCATAAGGGCCAGCGGGGGTTATGTGCGTTCGGAATTCAATAACGATAGCGATCTATGCCGCCGTATCCGTTGCCGCTTCCTTGGCCGAAGCGGCCCGGCCGCCCGGAATGATCAGATTCAGCAAAAGCGCGGCGATCGCCCCGACGGTAATGCCGGAGGATAAAATATAGACGGCGAAATCAGGCAGACCAACCAGCGCGTCCTTCGGCAGGACCGTCACGGCCATCGTCAGCAGGACCGGCACCCCGATAATCATCATTGCGCGTTCATCGAGGTCGATCAGTTGAATGACCTTAAGGCCGTTCACGACAATCGCGACACAGACGACGCCGAAGATCCCGTTGATGACCGGCTCCGGAATGCAGGTAATCGCCGTAGACAGCTTCGGCACGAGGCCGAGCAGGAGCAGGATGATGCCCCCCGCCATAATCGCCATGCGGCTGCCTACTCCCGTCACCGCGATCAGTCCGGCGTTCGAGGAGTAGCCGGTCATCGGCGTGCCACCGAACAGAGCGCCGGCGAAGCAGCCGATTCCCTCGCCGGCGGCGGCGCGGTTCAAGCGCTCGTCCGTCAGCTCTTTGCCGGTAACCTGGGAGATGACGAACCAGGTTCCGGTCGTCTCGATTAGAATAATGAAATAGACAAAGACCATCGTCAAAATGGCGCTTATGTCGAAGACCGGGGCTCCGAACGGGAAGAAGCTCGGAATCGCCAGCAAATCCGCCTCGGCGACCGGCGTGAAGTCGACCGTCCCGAAGAACGAAGCGGTAATCGTGCCGACGACGATCGCGACGATGACGGAAATCAGGCGCGACACCGTGCCCAGCCCCTTCGAACGGCGGCCGAGCAGCATGCAAATAATCAGCGCGCCCGCAGAGACGGCGGCAATCAGCACATTGGTCCACAGATCGCCTTCCGCCCTATAAATATTGCTCATGCCGACAGGCATAAGCGAAATACCGACAATGAGAATAACCGTGCCGCCGACCAGCGGAGGGATGACGCGGCGAACCGCCTTGGCGAACCATTTCAACGGCATGCCCAGCAGGGCGATAAGCAGCGCCCCGGGAATCAGGCTCCCGGTCATCGCGCCAAGCCCCAGCTTGCTGCCGATGGCCCCCATGGCCCCGATAGGCACATAAGACGGCCCCTGAACGACAGGCAGCCGGAGTCCGAAGCCGGTCTGAATCAAGGTGGCGATGCCCGTCCCCAAAAAGCACATTTGAATAAAAAACGAAGTGTCCGACGCGCTCAGACTGAGCAGGCCGGCGATGACGATTGGAGCAATGTACAAATCCATCGCCAATACATGCTGCAAGCCCAAAATAAAAGCCTTCCCGACGCCGATCTTATCATCCACTCCAACGATAAGGTTGTTCGACTTGGTTGACGGTTCCATAAGTGTGCTGTTCCTCCCATTGCGGTTCGAATGTAGTCCTTGACGTGATATAGCTCACAATTCCAGATTATAAATTCAATCCCCCGATTTGTATAGATTATTCACGAATATTTTTTATGCTTTCCAAAAGATTGTTCGTGTTTCGGATTGACTGCATCGAATATATCTCCTAAAATAAGATAAGAATAGATTGATTGTCGAACTTTCGAATTAAAACTCTCATTGATTCATAACATTTCCATAAAAAGGGAATATACCAAGATCATGATCATCCAGGATGAAGTATTGCGCAAGGAGTGGATTGTCGCCTGCCGGGCGGATGAGGTAAAGGAGAAGCCGATTCAGGTCCACATCATGGGAGAGCGCGTCGTCGTGTTCCGCACGGAGGACGGCGTGCATGCGTTCAAGGATCTGTGCATCCATCGCGGAGCGGCATTATCGCTGGGCTGCGTCAAGAACGGGCATCTCGTCTGCCCGTATCATGCGTGGGAATTCGCCCCTTCCGGCGCCTGCGTGCACATTCCGCAGCTGCCGGCGGAGCAGGCCATTCCGAAGAAAGCGCAAGCGACTGCATACGGATGTGAGGAACGTTACGGCTTCATCTGGGTCAATCTCGGCGGCAAGGACGCGCCGTGGTTCCCGTTCCCGGAATATGAAGCGGAAGGGTGGCGCCATGTCGTCTGGGGGCCGCAGACCGTCGAAGCGAAGCCGCCGCGGATCGTGGAGAACTTCCTTGATGTCGGCCATCTGGCTGTCGTGCATGAAGGCTATCTCGGGGTGGAGACGCATACCGAGATCGGAGATTACCGGGTGCATCGGGTGGCGGAGGGCATCCGTTCGGAGGAGATCGAGATTTTCCAGCCGGATCCGGATGGAAGCGGACAAGCGAAGCATGTGTACTATACGTATGAGATTGCCCGGCCGCTCACGGTCAAGTTCGTCAAGCGCGACAAGGAGACCGGGCAGCGCATGTCGATTCTGCTGACGGTTCGTCCGCAGGACTCGGCGATGTCCGTTGCTTACGGCATCATCTCGTTCAGCTACGATCCGGGGTTGAGCGACAACGAGATTACCCGCTTCCAAGATATGATTTTCGAGCAGGACAAGCCGGTCGTCGAGAATCAGAAGCCGGAGGATCTGCCGCTTGACCTGCAGGCGGAGCTGTCGCTCAAATGCGACCGGGTCAGCATCGCTTACCGCCAATACTTGAAGGAGCTCGGGGTCGAGTGGGGAACGGCTTGAACCGCACTCGGGCCGCTGAAGACACACGTCTGGGGACTGTACAACCTGCCAGACTCTGCCATATTCCGCATCGCGAGGGGAGCGCTGTACAAGCGCAGAACGCTCTGCACACACGAAGAGCCCGCCCCTTCCCATGTTCGGGAAGAAGCGGGCTCCGTAGAGCCGTAACCTCGTGTATAGCGCTGCATGCCGGTGGCATGAACCGCGGGGCCGGGCTTCCGCATCCAGTTGCTCCGCCCCGGCGGCTCCGTTCCGGCATCTCCGTCCGCCGCCATGTCTACGTGGAGCGGTTCTCTCCCGCGCCGGCATCCGCAGAACCTGTCAGCTTCCGGTATTGCATCAGCATGGCTGCGCGCCAAGGAAGCAGCATCCCGAACGCCAGGATGAAGAAGATGGACGCGCTCTGCGTTATGGAGACGACCTGCTCCACGACATCATGCAGAATGAGCCGCAAAACCAACAACGCGACGATCACCACGATGAACATATTCGAACGCTTCAGGTAGACTTGCCCGTCGTTCACTTCGAACCGCGAGGTGCGGATAAGCGGGTACGAGAAGCATACCGCACCCGCCGCAAAAGCGGCAAGGCCCCATGTCCACGGGATCCGCATCGCCGGAACGATAAACATGAGAAAACCGGTGGCCATGCCGATGGGCGGCATTATAATCTTTTTGGCGGAGGTCGGCTTGCGGGAGGCGCGAAGGCGCAGCACAATGACCGCCGTCCCGGCTGCGAGCGATACAAGCAGCGATATCCATTGCGACGATACCAGGGCATGTGACATGGTCATTCACCTCGATAGACTGGAATAGAACCGCAGGGCACCCGCGTCGCCCTCGGCCGTCTATGACTTATTTTACATGAGTATGCCCTCGCTTACAAAGGATCCCCCTCCAGCTTCCCCCGCAGCCGGCGCATTCGCTATCCGCCCACTTGCGGCATCCCCGCACAACCGGTTCTGCCCCTTTTACCCGCCGCCGCCCTCTGTGCCGTACTTGTCCCGTGCAGCGGCGAAAGGGGCTGCCTCCATAAGCCGTTATTAGCTCGACGAGACAGCCCCGCCCCGGTCTCTGACGGTGAGCGATGAAAAAACTGCGAATATGCAGTTTTTCTTTATGACTGGCACTCTGTCACAGGACTTCCTGCAAACCTGCATCAATTTCGGGGTGTCCAACAGTTAAAAGACAAAACTCGATAAAAATAATGTATTTTTTCAGGATTTTAATCAAATATCGCTTCTAAGATCGAAAATTGCTGCTTTAACGCAGGATTTCACTGCACCCCCCCCCTTGTG includes these proteins:
- a CDS encoding EamA family transporter; this translates as MGSWLWFALLSAVMAALVSLFGKLGMKNVDPDTATAVRAVIMAVFLLGVLAIQGKLTQVGEILANRKALLYIVLSGVAGALSWLFYFIAIQKGEVSKAAPVDKLSVVLAVGLAFLFLGERLSLVASLGVLLITVGVIMTAIG
- a CDS encoding TrkH family potassium uptake protein, which translates into the protein MNLLKKRTLHWTPARVLVTGFLFIITIGTLLLMLPVSLAPGRSISFVDALFTATSAVCVTGLVVIDVGTTFSAFGQGVIISLVQIGGIGFMSVALLFYLMLGKKISLRERLILQESINANSMEGIVRTIRRVIIFVVIIQSSATVVLTLHWGQTMPLGQSFAYSLFHSISLFNNAGFDLFGDSFQQFAEDGLTNLVAFFLVIAGGLGFIVLAELYDYPKKRRLSLHSKVVLSMTALLVAGGAVLLFIFEFSNSNTLGSMSWEGKIYASFFQSVSTRSSGTVTLDVADMRQVTQFFLIMLMFVGASPGSAGGGIKTTTFAILMAAVYAMLKGREDAVLFRHRLPKDLIIKALTVIFLALFMVLSVSMLLAVTEDVPFISILFDTVSAVATVGMSMGLTPELSPFGKLVIAMTMFIGRIGPMTLAYALGNRREQSLYRYPEGKIMIG
- a CDS encoding solute carrier family 23 protein; amino-acid sequence: MEPSTKSNNLIVGVDDKIGVGKAFILGLQHVLAMDLYIAPIVIAGLLSLSASDTSFFIQMCFLGTGIATLIQTGFGLRLPVVQGPSYVPIGAMGAIGSKLGLGAMTGSLIPGALLIALLGMPLKWFAKAVRRVIPPLVGGTVILIVGISLMPVGMSNIYRAEGDLWTNVLIAAVSAGALIICMLLGRRSKGLGTVSRLISVIVAIVVGTITASFFGTVDFTPVAEADLLAIPSFFPFGAPVFDISAILTMVFVYFIILIETTGTWFVISQVTGKELTDERLNRAAAGEGIGCFAGALFGGTPMTGYSSNAGLIAVTGVGSRMAIMAGGIILLLLGLVPKLSTAITCIPEPVINGIFGVVCVAIVVNGLKVIQLIDLDERAMMIIGVPVLLTMAVTVLPKDALVGLPDFAVYILSSGITVGAIAALLLNLIIPGGRAASAKEAATDTAA
- a CDS encoding aromatic ring-hydroxylating oxygenase subunit alpha, which gives rise to MIIQDEVLRKEWIVACRADEVKEKPIQVHIMGERVVVFRTEDGVHAFKDLCIHRGAALSLGCVKNGHLVCPYHAWEFAPSGACVHIPQLPAEQAIPKKAQATAYGCEERYGFIWVNLGGKDAPWFPFPEYEAEGWRHVVWGPQTVEAKPPRIVENFLDVGHLAVVHEGYLGVETHTEIGDYRVHRVAEGIRSEEIEIFQPDPDGSGQAKHVYYTYEIARPLTVKFVKRDKETGQRMSILLTVRPQDSAMSVAYGIISFSYDPGLSDNEITRFQDMIFEQDKPVVENQKPEDLPLDLQAELSLKCDRVSIAYRQYLKELGVEWGTA
- a CDS encoding CcdC family protein, with product MSHALVSSQWISLLVSLAAGTAVIVLRLRASRKPTSAKKIIMPPIGMATGFLMFIVPAMRIPWTWGLAAFAAGAVCFSYPLIRTSRFEVNDGQVYLKRSNMFIVVIVALLVLRLILHDVVEQVVSITQSASIFFILAFGMLLPWRAAMLMQYRKLTGSADAGAGENRST